The nucleotide sequence GAGACAATCGCGCTGTGTGGCGGGTTTCGATGGCTCCGATGCTGGGTTGGTGCATGGTGGACGAGTTCCGTCGCTATGCCGGGGTCGATGCCTTCTACGACTGGCAGGGCGGTTTGATCTGGATGCGGATGGAAGCCGATCCCGAAGCGCAAACACTGCGTCAACTCATTGCCAAATATGGTGGTGGCCACGCGACGCTTGTACGTGCGCCGGAGAGTGTTCGTTCAAGCGTTGAAGTGTTTGAACCTCAACCGGCCGCACTTGCCGCACTTTCGCAGCGGCTGAAGCATCAGTTCGATCCAGAAAATATCCTCAATCCGGGGCGTATGCATCCCCGTCAGGCCGGAGCTTGAAACCATGCAGACCCATTTCAGCCCCGAGCAATTGCGCGATCCCGGTGTCAGTGAAGCGGAAAAAATCCTGCGCAAATGCGTGCATTGCGGATTCTGTACCGCCACATGCCCGACCTATGTGACGCTTGGCAACGAACTCGACAGTCCGCGTGGGCGCATCTATCTGATCAAGGATATGCTGGAAAATGGCCGTCCGGCGGATGAGGAAATCGTGCGCCATGTGGACCGATGCCTCTCCTGCCTGTCCTGCATGACAACCTGCCCGTCGGGCGTCAATTATATGCACCTGGTCGATCATGCGCGCGCGCATATCGAAAAAACGTATAAACGCCCGTTCATGAACCGCTTCCTGCGTGGGGTGCTGGCGCAGGTTCTGCCCTATCCGGGCCGCTTCCGCGCCGCGCTGAAGTTTGCAAAGCTCGGCAAGCCTTTCGCGCCGCTGCTGCGCAAAAGCCAGACTTTGCGACCGGTGGCGGCAATGCTCGATCTCGCACCGCGGAATTTGCCCGAGACTTCCAGGGTCGAAGCCATCAGTGCTGCCAAAGGGGAGAAGCGTGGCCGCGTGGCAATCCTCAATGGTTGTGCGCAGCCGGTACTCAATCCGGGCATCAATGCTGCGACCTTGCGTCTTCTGAACCGTTTCGGCATCGAGGTGGTGACGCCGAAGGGGGAGGGATGCTGCGGTTCGCTGGTCCATCATATGGGGCGCGAAGAGCAGGCGCTTGAGCAGGCACGTCATAATGTGGATATCTGGACCCGCGAACTGGAAGCAGGCGGGCTTGATGCAATCATTGTCACGGCTTCGGGTTGCGGGACGACCATCAAGGATTATGGTTACATGCTTCGGCTGGACCCTGCTTATAACGAGAAAGCTGCGCGCGTGTCGTCACTGGCCAAGGACATCACCGAATATCTCGCCGGCATCGAATTGCCGGAACCGGACGTATCCCAAGCCTTGACGGTGGCCTATCATTCTGCCTGTTCCATGCAGCACGGGCAGAAAATTACACGCCAACCCAAAGACCTGCTTTCAAGGGCAGGTTTCAAG is from Brucella intermedia LMG 3301 and encodes:
- the glcF gene encoding glycolate oxidase subunit GlcF, whose amino-acid sequence is MQTHFSPEQLRDPGVSEAEKILRKCVHCGFCTATCPTYVTLGNELDSPRGRIYLIKDMLENGRPADEEIVRHVDRCLSCLSCMTTCPSGVNYMHLVDHARAHIEKTYKRPFMNRFLRGVLAQVLPYPGRFRAALKFAKLGKPFAPLLRKSQTLRPVAAMLDLAPRNLPETSRVEAISAAKGEKRGRVAILNGCAQPVLNPGINAATLRLLNRFGIEVVTPKGEGCCGSLVHHMGREEQALEQARHNVDIWTRELEAGGLDAIIVTASGCGTTIKDYGYMLRLDPAYNEKAARVSSLAKDITEYLAGIELPEPDVSQALTVAYHSACSMQHGQKITRQPKDLLSRAGFKVKEPLEGHLCCGSAGTYNILQPEIAVKLRDRKVRNIEATGADLIATGNIGCMTQIATGSKLPIVHTVELIDWAYGGPKPQGLSQISA